The Pantoea phytobeneficialis genome has a segment encoding these proteins:
- a CDS encoding YdbH family protein, with product MTRGLRRTLAALLALILLLLGLLLTVTQWLPRLAGIWLPEDTRVELNGAPGWQQGGLYFPAVRYLAGDCELAKVSDAILGWHQHRWQLHARQVQLDSNCLQSLPQNTTPNDAPRTLAQWQALLPGADIHLDQLVLLPWQQYAGQFDLTLDKTAQQLRYQGENLTVDARLQGQQLQLSRLTLTQPLLPKPLDLQGTLTLPTFADGLPVAGELTGDASLSQWPQPLRLALNWQQQQGTLTVSQQGDDQPLLQLPWQVDQQHIRITQGHWRWPQPDQPLSGGLALTLTDWQQGLDHTQVQGRFNLLTQGKGGKGNLVLSVGPGTLSLNNSALPFQLTGESKFARLQLYGAIPGELQGMLTDPQLVLKPGALLRLRGRLLSTLEVDEARWPLAGVTLSSEGINGRLQAILQAHDPSFGRLRLHLDGRATQFWPDSGRWNWRYWGDGMMQPLNAKWDVKGTGSWQDTLISLDTLDTGFDQLAYGMAQVSKPRLTLTAPVRWQRDAQQPSFAGGFVLKSGQTHFSYGGWLPPSELEFAAKGSDPSQFIWHGQLKAGEIGPLRVNGRWDGARLRGQAWWPAQSLAVFQPLLSSDLKMRIQSGQLQAQVAFSAATDQGFEAGGHWTVKNGSVWMPDSEINGIDFSLPFRLKADQWQLGRRGPVSLRIAEIKNQFALQNITADLQGHYPWQERQPLRLSNVNLDLLGGHVSLPDLRLPQHEAALISLRDIDLSRLITAIKPKQFAMSGKVNGELPLWVNNPRWLIEKGWIANGGPLTFRMDKDMADAITTNNIAAGAAMDWLRYMEISRSWATLDLDNFGNLTLQSEVKGTSQFSNRRQSVNLNYRHQENLFQLWRSLRFGDNLQSWVEQNATLPSKKDPQP from the coding sequence ATGACGCGGGGCCTTCGCCGAACACTTGCTGCGCTACTGGCGCTGATACTGCTGCTACTGGGACTGCTGCTGACGGTGACGCAATGGTTACCCCGGCTGGCAGGCATCTGGCTGCCGGAAGATACCCGCGTGGAGCTGAACGGCGCGCCAGGCTGGCAGCAGGGTGGCCTCTATTTCCCGGCAGTGCGTTACCTGGCGGGTGATTGTGAGCTGGCGAAAGTCAGCGATGCCATCCTCGGTTGGCACCAGCATCGCTGGCAACTGCACGCCCGCCAGGTACAACTCGACAGCAACTGCCTGCAATCGCTGCCGCAAAACACCACCCCGAACGATGCGCCACGTACGCTGGCGCAGTGGCAGGCATTGCTGCCCGGCGCGGATATCCACCTTGACCAACTGGTGTTGCTGCCGTGGCAGCAATATGCCGGGCAGTTTGATCTCACCCTGGATAAAACCGCGCAGCAACTGCGTTATCAGGGCGAGAATCTTACCGTTGACGCCCGTCTGCAAGGACAACAACTGCAACTCTCGCGGTTGACGCTAACGCAACCGTTGCTCCCCAAACCACTGGATCTCCAGGGTACGCTGACGCTGCCCACCTTTGCCGACGGCCTTCCGGTCGCGGGTGAGTTAACGGGGGATGCAAGTCTGAGCCAATGGCCGCAGCCACTGCGGCTGGCGCTGAACTGGCAGCAGCAGCAAGGGACGCTAACCGTGAGTCAGCAGGGCGACGATCAGCCGTTGCTGCAACTACCGTGGCAGGTCGATCAACAACACATTCGTATTACCCAGGGACACTGGCGCTGGCCACAGCCCGATCAGCCGCTGTCGGGCGGTCTGGCATTGACCTTAACCGACTGGCAGCAGGGACTGGATCACACCCAGGTTCAGGGACGATTTAACCTGCTGACACAAGGCAAAGGGGGCAAGGGCAACCTGGTGTTGAGTGTCGGGCCAGGGACGCTCAGCCTGAATAACAGCGCCTTGCCATTCCAGCTTACTGGCGAAAGCAAATTCGCCCGGTTGCAATTATATGGCGCCATCCCCGGCGAGTTGCAGGGGATGCTGACCGATCCGCAGCTGGTGTTGAAACCGGGTGCCTTGTTGCGCCTGCGTGGTCGGTTGTTGTCAACGCTGGAGGTGGATGAGGCGCGCTGGCCGCTGGCGGGCGTGACCCTGAGCAGCGAGGGGATCAACGGACGTTTGCAGGCGATTCTGCAAGCGCACGACCCCAGTTTTGGCCGTTTGCGGCTGCACCTCGACGGGCGCGCCACGCAATTCTGGCCGGACAGTGGACGCTGGAACTGGCGCTACTGGGGCGATGGCATGATGCAGCCGCTCAACGCTAAATGGGATGTCAAAGGGACCGGCAGTTGGCAGGATACCCTGATTAGCCTGGATACGCTGGACACCGGATTTGACCAACTGGCATATGGTATGGCGCAGGTGAGCAAACCGCGTTTGACCCTGACCGCACCGGTACGCTGGCAGCGCGATGCGCAGCAACCCAGCTTTGCTGGTGGCTTTGTGTTGAAATCCGGCCAGACGCATTTCAGCTATGGCGGCTGGCTGCCGCCGTCAGAGCTTGAGTTTGCGGCCAAAGGCAGCGACCCCAGTCAGTTTATCTGGCACGGCCAGCTTAAGGCGGGTGAGATCGGTCCGTTGCGGGTGAATGGTCGTTGGGATGGTGCGCGTCTGCGCGGCCAGGCCTGGTGGCCAGCACAATCACTGGCGGTATTTCAGCCGTTGCTCAGTAGCGATTTGAAGATGCGCATTCAGTCTGGTCAACTCCAGGCACAGGTGGCTTTCTCCGCCGCTACCGATCAAGGTTTCGAGGCGGGTGGTCACTGGACAGTGAAAAATGGCAGCGTCTGGATGCCGGATAGCGAAATCAACGGCATCGATTTCTCGCTGCCGTTTCGACTGAAGGCCGACCAGTGGCAGTTGGGACGACGTGGGCCGGTTTCTTTGCGCATTGCTGAAATAAAAAACCAGTTTGCCTTGCAGAACATCACTGCCGATTTACAGGGGCATTATCCGTGGCAGGAACGTCAGCCGTTGCGGCTATCTAACGTCAATCTTGACCTGCTGGGCGGGCATGTCAGCCTGCCAGATCTGCGCCTGCCACAGCACGAAGCGGCGCTGATTTCTCTGCGTGACATTGATCTCAGCCGCCTGATCACCGCCATCAAACCAAAGCAATTTGCCATGTCCGGCAAGGTGAATGGCGAGCTGCCGCTGTGGGTCAACAATCCGCGCTGGCTGATTGAAAAAGGCTGGATTGCCAATGGGGGACCACTGACGTTTCGCATGGATAAAGATATGGCCGATGCCATCACCACAAACAACATTGCCGCAGGCGCGGCGATGGACTGGCTGCGCTATATGGAGATCTCCCGCTCATGGGCCACGCTGGATCTGGATAACTTTGGCAATCTGACCCTGCAATCTGAGGTAAAGGGCACCAGCCAGTTCAGCAACCGGCGGCAGTCGGTCAATCTTAACTACCGTCATCAGGAAAACCTGTTCCAGCTGTGGCGCAGCCTGCGCTTTGGCGATAATTTGCAATCCTGGGTGGAGCAAAACGCCACCCTGCCATCCAAGAAGGATCCCCAACCATGA
- a CDS encoding 2-hydroxyacid dehydrogenase, with the protein MKVAVYSTKQYDQKYLEHVNASYGFELVFFDFLLTETTAKNAVGCDAVCIFVNDDGGKVVLEELAALGVKYIALRCAGFNNVDLDAAAALGLQVVRVPAYSPEAVAEHAVGLMMTLNRRIHRAYQRTRDANFSLDGLTGFNMHGKTAGIVGTGKIGVAAMRILKGFGMRLLAFDPYPSAQALELGAEYVDLKTLLSQSDVITLHCPLTPENHHLLNAAAFSQMKDGVMIINTSRGGLIDSQAAIDALKQQKIGSLGMDVYENERDLFFEDKSNDVIQDDVFRRLSACHNVLFTGHQAFLTAEALTAISETTLNNLGQLERGETCPNQVKA; encoded by the coding sequence ATGAAAGTTGCGGTTTACAGTACCAAACAGTATGACCAGAAGTATCTTGAACATGTTAACGCCAGCTATGGATTCGAGTTGGTGTTCTTCGACTTTCTGCTGACGGAAACCACAGCCAAGAACGCCGTAGGCTGTGATGCGGTGTGCATCTTCGTGAATGATGATGGCGGCAAAGTGGTGCTGGAGGAGTTGGCTGCGCTGGGCGTGAAATATATCGCGCTACGCTGTGCCGGTTTTAATAACGTCGATCTGGACGCTGCTGCCGCTCTCGGTTTGCAGGTGGTGCGTGTTCCCGCCTATTCGCCAGAAGCCGTTGCGGAACATGCAGTTGGCCTGATGATGACGCTCAACCGGCGTATCCATCGCGCTTATCAACGTACGCGTGATGCGAACTTCTCGCTGGATGGCTTAACCGGCTTCAATATGCACGGTAAAACTGCCGGGATCGTCGGCACCGGCAAGATTGGCGTGGCGGCGATGCGTATTCTGAAAGGGTTTGGTATGCGCCTGCTGGCGTTTGATCCCTATCCCAGCGCCCAGGCACTGGAATTGGGAGCCGAATATGTTGATCTAAAAACCCTGCTGTCACAATCGGATGTCATCACCCTGCACTGCCCGCTGACGCCAGAAAACCACCATCTGCTGAATGCCGCGGCCTTCAGCCAGATGAAAGATGGCGTGATGATTATCAACACCAGCCGTGGCGGCTTGATTGATTCACAGGCAGCAATCGATGCGCTGAAGCAGCAGAAAATCGGTTCTCTGGGGATGGACGTGTATGAAAACGAACGCGATCTGTTCTTTGAAGATAAATCGAATGATGTCATTCAGGATGACGTGTTCCGTCGTCTCTCTGCCTGCCATAACGTGCTGTTTACCGGCCATCAGGCGTTTCTGACGGCGGAAGCATTGACCGCCATCTCCGAAACCACGTTAAACAATCTGGGTCAGCTGGAACGCGGTGAAACTTGCCCTAACCAGGTGAAAGCCTGA
- a CDS encoding putative hemolysin — MKAASFLLAGVALLLSACSSNSDNEPPQQATAAHIQPQVVMSSLAETNCANAGGTLAFSRQLDGSRIGMCQMANGRRCDEQALIGGSCAR; from the coding sequence ATGAAAGCCGCTTCCTTCCTGCTGGCCGGTGTTGCGCTGTTACTTTCCGCTTGCAGCAGCAATAGTGATAATGAACCGCCACAACAGGCGACCGCTGCGCATATTCAACCGCAGGTGGTGATGTCGTCATTGGCTGAAACTAACTGTGCCAATGCCGGGGGAACACTGGCGTTTTCACGCCAGTTAGATGGTTCGCGCATCGGCATGTGCCAGATGGCGAATGGCCGTCGCTGCGATGAGCAGGCGCTGATCGGTGGAAGCTGCGCCCGCTAA
- the nifJ gene encoding pyruvate:ferredoxin (flavodoxin) oxidoreductase — MITVDGNGAVASVAFRTSEVIAIYPITPSSTMAELADGWSGEGRRNIWGDVPRVVEMQSEGGAIATVHGALQTGSLSTSFTSSQGLLLMIPNLYKLAGQLMPFVLHVAARTVATHALSIFGDHSDVMAVRQTGCALLCASSVQEAQDFALIAQMASLNSRIPFIHFFDGFRTSHEINKIVPLSDETLLALMPQQAIAQHRARALTPDHPTVRGTSANPDTYFQSREATNRWYDACTGHVENAMMAFAEQTGRRYQPFEFYGHPQAEQVIVMMGSGCGTAEEAIDELLQRGEKVGLVKVRLYRPFSAQHLLSVLPTTTQRVAVLDRTKEPGALGEPLFLDVMTALAEAFSRGERSTLPQVCGGRYGLSSKEFAPDAVLAVFRALQRPQPPARFTVGIYDDVTHLSLPPEANIVPNRAHLEALFYGLGSDGSVSATKNNLKIIGNATPWQVQGYFVYDSKKAGGLTVSHLRVSQQPIQSAYLIQQADFIGCHQLQFIDKYSMLDQLKPGGIFLLNTPYAVDEVWHRLPQEVQTQLNDKQARFYVINAARIARECQLGARINTVMQMAFFQLTQILPGDSALTELQNAIARSYRSKGEELVQRNWQALAMAQQALEAVPLQAVDASSPHRPPVVADNAPDFVKTVTAAMLAGLGDKLPVSALPPDGSWPTGTTQWEKRNIAEAIPIWQPDLCTQCNHCVAACPHAAIRAKVVTPEALEGAPASLASLDVKSRDMRGQKYVLQVAPEDCTGCNLCVEVCPASDRQHPEIKAINMQSRLEHVETEKINYDAFLALPEITAEQLERIDIRTSQLITPLFEYSGACSGCGETPYIKILTQLYGDRLLIANATGCSSIYGGNLPSTPYTTNAEGRGPAWANSLFEDNAEFGLGFRLSVDQQRQRALRLLDQCASALPAALVAALKSDNVTTSQRREQISQLRAELKNAPHAATQALISAADALVDKSVWLIGGDGWAYDIGYGGLDHVMSLSENVNVLVLDTQCYSNTGGQASKATPLGAVTKFGEQGKRKARKDLGMATLLYGHVYVAQISLGAQLNQTMKAIQEAEAWPGPSLIIAYSPCEEHGYDLAYSHEQMRLLTTSGFWPLYRFDPQRAEQGKAALSLDSRPPTSELEQALMNEQRFRQLQTEQPEAAAQLWRDASEAANQRYQRLAELAGKAEKSE; from the coding sequence ATGATTACCGTCGACGGCAATGGCGCAGTGGCTTCTGTCGCCTTCCGCACCAGCGAAGTTATCGCCATTTATCCCATAACCCCCAGTTCAACCATGGCTGAACTGGCCGATGGCTGGTCCGGGGAAGGCCGCCGCAATATCTGGGGCGATGTGCCACGCGTGGTTGAGATGCAATCCGAAGGGGGGGCGATAGCCACCGTGCATGGCGCGTTGCAAACCGGGTCGTTATCCACCTCCTTCACCTCATCGCAGGGGTTGCTGCTGATGATCCCTAACCTGTACAAACTGGCTGGGCAATTGATGCCGTTTGTACTGCATGTCGCCGCACGCACCGTCGCCACCCATGCGTTATCCATCTTTGGCGACCACTCCGACGTGATGGCGGTGCGCCAGACCGGCTGTGCGCTGCTCTGCGCCTCCAGCGTGCAGGAAGCGCAGGATTTTGCCCTGATCGCCCAGATGGCGTCACTCAACAGTCGCATCCCGTTTATCCATTTCTTCGATGGCTTCCGTACCTCACACGAAATCAACAAAATCGTGCCGCTCAGTGACGAAACATTGTTGGCGCTGATGCCGCAGCAGGCGATTGCGCAGCATCGCGCCCGCGCCCTGACGCCGGATCACCCCACCGTTCGCGGCACCTCGGCCAACCCGGACACGTACTTCCAGTCGCGTGAAGCAACCAACCGTTGGTATGACGCCTGCACCGGACATGTCGAAAACGCCATGATGGCGTTTGCGGAACAAACTGGCCGCCGCTACCAACCCTTTGAGTTTTATGGCCATCCGCAGGCGGAACAGGTGATTGTCATGATGGGGTCCGGCTGCGGTACCGCTGAAGAGGCCATTGATGAGTTGCTACAACGCGGTGAGAAAGTCGGGCTGGTCAAGGTACGTCTGTATCGACCGTTCTCGGCTCAACATCTGTTAAGCGTGTTGCCGACAACGACGCAACGTGTGGCGGTGCTGGATCGCACCAAAGAACCTGGCGCGCTGGGTGAACCGCTGTTTCTTGATGTGATGACCGCGCTGGCAGAAGCCTTTAGTCGTGGAGAACGCAGCACTCTGCCGCAGGTGTGTGGCGGGCGTTATGGCTTGTCGTCGAAAGAATTTGCTCCCGATGCGGTGCTGGCGGTGTTCCGTGCATTGCAACGCCCACAGCCGCCTGCACGCTTCACCGTGGGGATTTATGACGATGTCACCCATCTCTCGTTGCCGCCTGAAGCCAACATTGTGCCGAATCGCGCCCATCTTGAAGCGTTGTTCTACGGGCTGGGCAGCGATGGCAGCGTCAGTGCCACCAAAAACAACCTGAAAATTATCGGCAACGCCACACCGTGGCAGGTGCAGGGCTATTTCGTTTACGACTCGAAAAAGGCGGGCGGCCTGACGGTTTCACATTTACGCGTCAGCCAGCAACCGATTCAGTCGGCCTATCTGATTCAGCAGGCCGATTTTATTGGCTGCCACCAATTACAATTTATCGACAAATATTCGATGCTCGATCAACTGAAACCAGGCGGCATTTTTCTGCTGAATACCCCTTATGCCGTCGATGAAGTGTGGCATCGCCTGCCGCAGGAGGTACAGACGCAGCTCAACGATAAACAGGCGCGTTTTTATGTGATTAATGCAGCGCGAATTGCGCGGGAATGCCAGCTCGGCGCGCGTATCAATACCGTAATGCAGATGGCGTTCTTCCAACTGACACAAATTCTGCCAGGCGACAGCGCCCTGACCGAACTGCAAAACGCCATCGCCCGCAGTTATCGCAGCAAAGGCGAGGAGCTGGTGCAGCGTAACTGGCAGGCGCTGGCAATGGCACAACAGGCGCTGGAAGCAGTGCCGTTGCAGGCGGTGGATGCGAGCAGCCCACATCGCCCACCGGTGGTTGCCGACAATGCCCCCGACTTTGTTAAAACCGTCACCGCCGCCATGCTGGCCGGGCTGGGCGATAAGTTACCGGTTTCCGCCCTGCCGCCGGATGGCAGTTGGCCTACCGGCACCACGCAGTGGGAAAAGCGAAATATTGCGGAAGCGATCCCCATCTGGCAGCCCGACCTGTGTACCCAGTGCAACCATTGCGTCGCCGCCTGCCCACATGCTGCCATTCGCGCCAAAGTCGTGACACCGGAAGCGCTGGAGGGTGCCCCCGCCAGTCTGGCGTCGCTGGATGTCAAATCGCGTGATATGCGCGGACAAAAATACGTGTTGCAGGTCGCTCCCGAGGACTGCACCGGATGTAATCTGTGCGTCGAAGTCTGTCCCGCCAGCGACCGCCAGCACCCGGAAATCAAAGCCATCAATATGCAATCGCGGCTGGAACACGTTGAAACGGAGAAAATCAATTATGACGCGTTCCTCGCCCTGCCGGAGATCACCGCAGAACAACTGGAGCGTATTGATATCCGTACCTCACAGCTGATCACCCCGCTGTTTGAATATTCGGGAGCCTGTTCCGGCTGCGGTGAAACGCCGTATATCAAGATCCTCACGCAGCTGTATGGCGATCGACTGTTGATTGCCAACGCAACAGGTTGCTCCTCCATCTACGGCGGCAATTTGCCTTCCACGCCTTACACCACCAACGCCGAAGGGCGCGGCCCGGCGTGGGCCAATTCGCTGTTCGAAGATAACGCCGAATTCGGCCTTGGCTTCCGCCTGAGTGTTGATCAGCAGCGCCAGCGTGCCCTGCGCTTGCTGGATCAGTGCGCCTCTGCGTTGCCAGCAGCGCTAGTGGCGGCACTAAAAAGTGACAACGTCACCACTTCACAACGTCGCGAACAGATTAGTCAGCTACGTGCTGAGCTGAAGAATGCGCCGCACGCCGCTACTCAGGCGTTAATCTCTGCGGCTGATGCGCTGGTTGATAAATCGGTGTGGTTAATCGGCGGAGACGGCTGGGCCTACGACATTGGTTACGGCGGGCTGGATCATGTGATGAGCCTGAGCGAGAACGTCAATGTGCTGGTGCTGGATACGCAATGTTATTCCAACACCGGCGGTCAGGCGTCAAAAGCCACCCCGCTCGGCGCAGTCACCAAATTTGGTGAGCAGGGAAAACGCAAGGCACGTAAAGATCTCGGCATGGCGACATTGTTGTACGGGCATGTTTATGTGGCGCAGATTTCCCTCGGCGCGCAGTTGAATCAAACCATGAAAGCGATACAGGAAGCCGAAGCCTGGCCCGGTCCCTCGCTGATCATCGCCTACAGCCCGTGCGAAGAACACGGCTATGACCTGGCGTATAGCCATGAACAGATGCGCCTGCTGACCACCAGTGGATTCTGGCCGTTGTATCGTTTTGATCCGCAACGCGCGGAACAGGGAAAAGCTGCGTTGTCACTGGATTCGCGCCCACCGACTTCCGAGCTGGAGCAGGCATTGATGAATGAGCAGCGCTTCCGCCAGTTGCAAACCGAACAACCGGAAGCCGCTGCGCAGTTGTGGCGGGATGCCAGCGAGGCCGCTAACCAACGTTATCAGCGGTTAGCGGAGCTGGCTGGCAAAGCGGAGAAAAGCGAGTGA
- a CDS encoding DUF2767 family protein, giving the protein MQTYDMVFEEACRLVGQCYLELAQRGVATEKDVLATELQNLQLRYRELTGSPNRAVEMAITQLKPC; this is encoded by the coding sequence ATGCAAACTTACGATATGGTTTTTGAAGAAGCGTGCCGGTTAGTCGGTCAATGTTACCTGGAACTGGCACAGCGTGGCGTGGCAACAGAAAAAGATGTGTTGGCAACGGAGTTACAAAATCTGCAACTCCGTTACCGCGAATTAACCGGTTCCCCCAACCGGGCGGTGGAGATGGCAATCACGCAACTCAAGCCCTGTTAA
- a CDS encoding FAD-dependent oxidoreductase, which translates to MKPEANAILNTDCCIVGSGPAGLMLGYLLVRAGLRVVVIEKHADFLRDFRGDTIHPSTLEIMHQLGLVEELLQLPHQRAEKLQAEIAGQEVTMADFSRLPVQYRFIAFMPQWDFLNFLAQQSARFAGFTLLQSTTFDRFIDNQGRVGGIHAITEQGPVEIRSQLVVGADGRNSAVRAAAGLTSQAFGASRDVVWFRLDKQQGDPTWGMGHKGPRQNFIVIDRGEYWQCGYTIPKGEFAALQTAGLEPFKAAIAQVAPFDVARLSQIDDWQQFKLLSIRIDRLDSWMKPGVLCIGDAAHAMSPIGGVGVNLAIQDAVAAANYLTQPLRRGDVTLRDLAKVQKRRQFPTVATQFLQIKMSSNKRKPGKKSPMPTLIRRFPFLRFVFGRLIGLGFRMEKPRFSG; encoded by the coding sequence ATGAAGCCTGAAGCGAATGCGATCCTGAACACCGATTGCTGCATTGTTGGCAGCGGTCCGGCCGGGTTGATGCTGGGGTATCTGCTGGTGCGTGCTGGTCTGCGGGTGGTGGTGATTGAAAAACATGCCGATTTTCTGCGTGATTTTCGTGGAGATACCATTCATCCTTCGACCCTGGAGATCATGCATCAGCTTGGTCTGGTGGAGGAACTGCTGCAACTGCCGCATCAGCGTGCCGAAAAGTTACAGGCGGAAATCGCCGGTCAGGAAGTGACGATGGCCGATTTCTCCCGCCTTCCCGTCCAGTACCGTTTTATCGCCTTTATGCCGCAATGGGATTTCCTCAACTTTCTCGCACAGCAAAGCGCGCGCTTTGCCGGATTTACCTTGCTGCAATCCACCACATTTGATCGCTTCATCGACAATCAGGGGCGCGTGGGTGGCATTCACGCCATCACCGAACAGGGGCCGGTGGAAATCCGGTCGCAGCTGGTGGTCGGCGCTGATGGACGAAACTCCGCCGTCCGTGCCGCTGCCGGGTTAACCAGCCAGGCGTTTGGTGCGTCGCGCGATGTGGTTTGGTTCCGGCTGGATAAGCAGCAGGGCGATCCCACCTGGGGTATGGGGCATAAAGGGCCACGGCAAAACTTTATCGTTATCGACCGGGGTGAGTATTGGCAATGTGGCTACACCATCCCCAAAGGAGAGTTTGCTGCGCTGCAAACGGCGGGTCTGGAGCCATTCAAGGCGGCGATTGCGCAAGTCGCGCCCTTTGATGTGGCACGACTGTCTCAGATTGACGACTGGCAGCAATTTAAGTTGCTGTCGATCCGTATTGACCGCCTCGATAGTTGGATGAAACCCGGTGTACTCTGCATCGGTGATGCGGCGCACGCCATGTCGCCGATTGGCGGTGTTGGCGTGAATCTGGCGATACAGGATGCGGTCGCCGCCGCCAATTATCTGACGCAGCCGTTGCGCAGGGGAGATGTCACCCTGCGTGACCTGGCGAAAGTCCAGAAGCGGCGTCAGTTCCCGACGGTGGCCACCCAGTTCCTGCAAATTAAAATGAGCAGCAATAAACGCAAGCCCGGTAAGAAAAGCCCGATGCCGACCCTTATCCGTCGTTTCCCGTTCCTGCGTTTTGTGTTTGGTCGCCTGATCGGGCTGGGATTCCGGATGGAGAAGCCGCGTTTTTCCGGTTAA